The Triticum urartu cultivar G1812 chromosome 5, Tu2.1, whole genome shotgun sequence genome contains the following window.
CAGCGGCAATTGCTATTTCTGGTGCGCTGGTTATGTGATGAGGTCTTAGCACGACGACTACTGTCTACTACAAGAAAGTTTGCCTGGCTCCGAAAAGGGGGGAGGGAATGATGTTGGCAACACGCCTTCAACTCGCTCTAGTTTTTATAGTCATCATTATGTGGTCAACAAAATGAAAGTTTTCTAAAAAAAAAGGAATAGGAGGACACAACGCAATTGAGCTATAGTCCAGGCGTAATACCTATTTTAAAATTTACTTTTGACAATCAACTAGACCAATGATATATGACATATTTGCTAAAAAGTACACAGTCATGTTTGTATTTGAATATTATTTTTTTACTAAGTTGAAGGGGAAGAAGAGAAGCGGGCTATATATTAAGACTGCTAAAAAAAGAGTGGCCCATTTATTAATAAAGAAGTACCGTCAAAAAAATTTATTAATAAagaagtactccctctgttccacaATGTAAGATGTTTTTGCAAGCTACGTTAGCTTGCAAAAACATCTTACATTTTGAGACGGAGAGAGTATAAATGTATAGCTAACTAACGTACATGATGACTATTATATTGTCTATAAACAACATGACAATAGGAATATAGCTAGTAGTCAGCTTTATTATTATTATAGTTGCTCCAATGAAAGAACATAATggcattattattattattgagCAGCTCAATATGAATACACTTATTTAAGGCGTGAAAGTTGAAACCCTTGCGGCAGGGCGACTATATGTAATCTACAAATTAGACATCCTAAGTTTTGACTAAAGTCAAACTTTTAAACTTTGACCAATTATACAGAAAAGGATAAACATCATCGCCATCAGTAATGACAACCATTTCTAAAATTAATCAGTAATAAGAAGATTTGTCATAAGATATGCATTCACAGCATATTTATTAGTAATGACAACCATATTTCTCTGTAAACTTTGATCAAACTGAAATGGTTCGAGTTAAAGTTAATTAATTGCTATCAGATTGACCAGACCAGCCCAAGTTTTCAGATTGTGCAGCTCAATAAAATAAAAAGAAGCGCTAAAACGTGGTTCATCAAAGGGTCCTTCAATATGTAATTCTAATCGTTTTGGAAGGAAGTTTCTTCCCCACAAAAACAAAAAGATACTGTAAGCAGGTGAAACGTACTCAAAGTTATGTATAGTACGAATTCATGTAAAATAGTAGGAGCACGAATCATGATTGGCGCTGCCTCCATTACCGTCCGTCGTTATCTTTTTGGCATTCCGCGAGCACCGACGGCGATGCCACGATGGCCACCAGACGCCAAACAGTCACGCGAATGCGCTCGGCAGCGGAACCATCCAAGCAGTCACGTCAAACTCCACCAGAAAAAGGCCAGCGTTTCTTTTTCCCTTCTCAAATCCGGAAAGGCGCAGTCGCTCACAGGATCATCACACCGTCTCACCGGTGCACCAGACCTCGTGGCTGTCTGAGTCACACCGCCAACTCACGCCCCTATCCGGTGATGTGTTGACCCGCTCCGTCTAGAAGACCGGAGCAAACCAACGTGCACCTACGCGGGACGCCGTCTCGGCCACGTCGCCGCCGGAAGGAATACAGGGGATGCCACTGTGGTGACCGCGCGCAGTTTCGCCCACTCCGCACTGCCGCGGAGGTCGTCCCCGTCACCTACCATCCACACCCACGCGCCACGGGCCCGGCTCCCACCGGTACAAGAAGGCGGCCACCCCACCACCACCGCAGACGCTCGAAACCCCAACCCGACCAAATCCATCATCGCCATCATCCCCACCTTATTAAACCAAAGCCCGCGCACCTGATCCTCCAGTGCTGTCCGCCATCACAGCGTCCGTGATAGTGCTGTGATCCGCTGATCCTTCGCCTGGTAGCTCGGGGAGCAGGCGTAGCGTTCGTTTCTTGCAGGGAGAGTGGGTCGAGTGATCGGGCGGGCGGGTGGCATGAGCCCGGGGAGCGGCAAGCTGCGGTGGCTGTGGAGGGCGCCGGCGCGGGCGTTCGGCCGCGCGCGGGACTTCTACGTGCGGAGCATCACGGGGTGCGCGCGCTACGTCCCCGCCGACGCGGCCTTCGGCGCCTACCCGGTGCTCGTGCCCGCGCCGCTGCCCAGGAGCCAGAGCTGCGGCTCCGGCGCCGATTACGGCGGCGAGGAGGACCTCCGGGAGCTCATCCGCGCGGCCTCGCAGAGGCGCGATGTCGAGCAGCGGCGGCAGGCCGACCATCTCCATGCCGTGCCCAGGAGCCAGAGCGTGGCGGGGGCGGCGTCCATGGCGCCGATCGACGAGGACGCGCCGTGCGAGTTCGCCGCTGGTGCGGGCGCCACGCTCTACTCCCGCAGTCAGAGCTACGCCGGCGGGGCCATGGGGGCCAGGAAGTCTCACTGCCACAACAAGGTGTCGGCCTTGGGCTGAGCTAGCCGCCGGCTGCTCCTCAACTGCTCGTGTGTGATCAGGTTTCAGGTCATGCTTGCCAAAAATTGTTCATGCTGCTCCGATCCATCTGAAATTGGGATTTTCAGCTTGTAAATATGATACAGGGAGGAATTCATGCATGTGTAATTTGGTTGTTTCCTTGTAGGCTCGATTATGCTTCAAAAATCATGGGCTCCATGGTCATTCTCTAGTACCTTGCTTGCAATGAAATGCCGGAATGATCATACAGTGTAGATATTTGCAACTCGCCACCCACCGCTGGGTCACCGGTCGCCCAAGAGATTGAAAGCGCGGGCGGTGCCGTTCTGTAGCGGGCACACGATGAATGGCGACATGATTTTCCAGTACATGGACCATGTCACATGCGGCAGACATCACTTGTCTTGACATTCGTATTGCCACATTTGATACTCTCGGGTCTATATTGATATTCCAGTCGAGTTTGCGTTAGTTTACAACGCTGCTACCGCCAAAGTTCACAAGTCATTTTTTTTAGCTTAGATCAGGTTCATAAATAGGTCTATGAACGTGTCAAACTTGTCAATTTTTCTCGTCTTTGACTCCGTACCTTATAATTGCATCATAGCAAACAACATCCGCCAACAATCTATTCTACTGAGTTCAGATACGCTCATTGAAAGAGAATGCCACCACAACGGCTTAGATTGCATTGGACAACTTAACTCCACAGTTTTATTAGAAAAATAAAGAGTTGTCCTGGACTTGTGTAGCTTCACGTTTTGGTGAACTGGAGTTCAGATGTCGGCCAGTTCATTTTGGTGAAGTTAGAAAAAGGTCGATTAACCTACTCCACTTGATTCCCGCACCTGCACATTATCCCAAGTCATAGGCGTTGTTGAGTCCCCCGGCCTTTGCATCATTGCGATGCACGCAACCATTGTTATGATTATTAAACGGAGTATAGGATGAAAGACAATCACGGTCGAACCATTACAAGGGAAAGAATAGAACACCTATGACTAAGTCATCTTCTTCCACAACAACGCCTTCAAGAAAGGGTACACGATTTTGTTTCACTGTCGCCATGTCTGGCTGATGGCCAGGGCAAGAATTTTTCATCCAGGTAGAGCAAGCATTAAAGGCTAGTACATCAGCAAGGAGGCGAGACCTTCAATAAGGTAACGACACAAGATCATCGCTGCTGAGCCTGACAACAAATACCAGAACAAGGATTTTCACCCCGGACATGAAGCAATGTTTCAACTAGCACCTTAAAAATGGACCAGCCAATAATCATCTCAGCCAGTACGCTGAGCCCCATTATCCATCTATCCTAAAAGTTGTTTCGAAATACACACTTTTGTACCTCGGCACCTTTGACACAGTTGCCCAAGCCCTCACCTCCCCTGCCACTCCTCCCATAAGGTCGCCGCCATCTCTCTATTGCCGCCTCGTCTCTCCTGTGCCACTCCTTGAACCTGAAGTGCCCCTTGTTTCAAAGAGAGGAGGGTAGTTTATTCACTTTTAATTTGATGGTCAGAGGTTAACTGAAAGCTAAACAACAGTAATTAAGACCCCCGGGAGAAAATAGGGATGTCTCTTACATTACCCAATGTGGAAGTACCGACATAATTTCATAGAGTTATTATATCTGAATGATACATGAAGAACATAAGCCAGATGGCAGAACACAGAGACCTAGGATGTAGAAGATGATGACATGAGTGATTCGGCATATTTGGATTCCTTTCCTGTATATCCACTCATGTGGCAGTTCGTCATATGATTCGTATAAGCCCATTTGTCTAGAGATCATCATATACATTTAGAAAGTCGTATGCTTTGCTAGAAGCTTGTACATTTTGGTACCCGTACCACTACCATATGTGAACCCTCCCGGTGCCTAAGAAGCATGTCTCTCGAGTTGCTTGGTTGATGCCCTCAACTAGCACCTCGCAAACCACATGTCGCCCTATCATCAGCGGATTTGAACTGTCGTTGTGTTGTTCTAGAGCTCGTTGTGGAGGGCCTTCCACCAGGAGCCCGAGAGTTTGTCGCTAACATATTGATAAAGACCTCATCCCAGCACTTCTACCTGCAACGGTCATCTGGCCTAATCCTCTCATATCTTTGTTTTTCATTGCTATTCCTGTCGGGTTTATGCTTCTTGAGGTTATATAATTTAGTTGGTAAATGGTGTCCATACACATGTTGGTTAGTCAAAGAAAATGTTTTTCTACTCCTTCTCTCATGACTATAACACTAGTTCGTTGGTTATATTTTTTGGTATAAATTCTGTTCTTAAATTAGGAATAGATAGATGCATTGCAATACAAATTTGCGGAAGGTAGATAGAAGCATTGCAAATTTCCAAAAGGTAGATAAAAGCATTCTAATGCAAAGTTGTTGCTACATATTTTAACCTTATGGGAGAATTATTTTAGCCTTGATAGAAACATCACTAAAACACTGAGTTCTTGGCAATTGTTCCATACACATGTGGTATTTGCAATTCTTTTTACAGGTCATAGTTCATTTCAAGAGAATGCGAGCGGTTTTGTGATGAAACTCTTGTTAAATATGCAATTCTTCTTGCCAGTTAGTTCATTTGATGGTCTTGTTACTAATTAGTTAGTGGAATTATCCATTAGCAAATAAAATATAAAATATGCTTGATTGTGTCTAACACATGATGCGCAACAGGGAAAGAAAGAAGACAATCAAGGTATTGATGAAACATTTCCTAAACCGGTGAAATACCAAGTTCGGAGGAaaagggagggggaggagggagagagagggtaCTTTAGACTTTTCATTACAATCTCCTTCGAGCCTTGATTGTTAGCCAAATACATTTTTATAGCTCCAGAGTGATGGGGTCGAGTTTGTGGTGAAGTGAAACTCTTGCAAACATACACTTGAATCCCATATTACACGAATAATTCACCCTCATACCGATTTTCAGATGGTTGTCTCCATCAGTAAAAGTTAGAGCTCATCTTGCATAGGCAAAATGATGAAAAAAAAtcaaaggagaagaagaaaagcTAATAGAAAATAGAACAAAATAAGAACACATAAAAATACTTGTTGAGAAATCACCGGATTGTTAACTCATTCAACTAGGTGACACCCCGCACGTTGTTGTGGGAATTTGTGGAGATATATTGTTGGAATATCAATGTTTTGATTAATAATATGATAATTGAATCTGGAAATAGATATTATTTCTTGTATTAATTACTGTACATTTTCTTTCAAAGATTGTTAGATTACAAGTTCTCTGGAAATGCAACTAAGATAAATCAACATCAATGGCATGGAAAGCTTGCAACAAGATAAAATGAGACAACTAGCAAACAATGCACACAATATGAAAGGTTTGAGAACAAGATAAGTACCGAGGTAGAGACGAAGATATGGATCCCTTGAATGCTTCTCATTAGATCAAAGTGCAAAGCCACATCATACCAAAACAATGACAATAGAGAATTTATGTCATTTGTGTTATGACATGCAATACATAACCCCATGAGAAAACATTCAAACACTGCACAATTAAAAATATTAGGAAAAATAACTACTCACAACCTTAGCATCACATGGAAGGCAAAAATTTGATGAATCGACTCTCGTTAGTTCATTGCGCATAATTAGGTGGTAGTGGTACCCCTACTGCCTGGTTATTGCAACAACACCTCTTGGATTTGCACAACTAAACCCGAGCATGGACAACCCGGCCTGATGACCTGACCCGAAAAAAGGGCTTCGGGCAGGGCTCAGGCCTCATTTTGCAGCCCGGAAGGTACTTCGGGCCGGGTTCAGGCTTCTTTTTCCAGAATTTCAAGCCGGTCTTACACGAGCGAACACTAGAAAATAACATTCCGGACGGGCTTGACTTTGGGCCGGGCTCGGGCTTGATAAAAGAGTGCATTTCGGGCTTCAGGCAGGGCTCGAGCTTGAGAAAAGAAGGTCGGGCTTTTACAAGCCTGACCCGGCCCGGCATATGCCTGGGTTTATGCACAACCTCTCATAAGATTGGCATACCTTCTCTTCCCCACCAAGTGCCCCCATGTATTTATTTCCATCCAATAATTACTATTGTTTTCATTCATTCCATCTCTGCCAAATAAGACATTGTGGTTGACCTTGCTTCCAACCTAGTCAATCTTTATCAGGTGGAGAACCCTTCATTTTCTTGACCTGTTATATGTGTATTTGTGTGTGTATAATTGTCTTCTTTCTTTGCGTCGCGGAAATATGTTTTTGTTAAATCCACCGATGCACCTGTCTACTAAATGGCATTTCCGGACTGATGTGCACTATATGGAGGATATCCCAATTTGCAAAGCATTTTTGGTGACACCAAGACAAGCAATTATTTTTGTCAGATTTGACGTGCTAAGGGTAAAAGAGGGTTTGATTTGTTGTCCCATTTGATGCGTAGGTTGAAGGGAATATTACTCTCAACTATGTCATTATGCTCTATGCAAGGCTCTGCTTTAGTTACATAATCCAAGTGTATACAAGGGTTTCGATCACTTTGAGTGGAGTATTAGCCATTAGATACAATGGATGTTTTTTTGGATTTACGGACATACTGTCTACTAGTAGAAGGGACGTGCTATGCACATGTTCTTCACTCATCTTGTATATGAAAAAATTGCTTATCCCACGTTGTTAGTTTTGTTGTATGCATGATTTTGAGTGTTAAATTCGATCAGAAGGATCGTCAAATTGCTGCGTTCGAAAGTTCGGTGGAAACAAATGTTCAGTGCTTTGATTTGTAAAGGTAGCTGTTTACCCACTGTTTTTTCTTGAATCTTCCAGGGCTCCAGTTGTTAAGCATTGAACTTTTGGACCAACATGTGTGTGGGCCCATTTGGAGCCGAGAGGATTCCAGAAAGATAGTGGAGTCACTTTGGCGCCTCTCTGTACACAGCGAATCTAAGAAATGTCAACCGTTTGACTAGGTATTGATAAATGGTGGATATTCATCTCCTAGAGCAAATCGATGGCTCATAATTGCTCCTGAGTCTTGGCGGATAGGTAATCAAAATTCAAATTTTTATGTACTATAGTAGCAGAGATATAACATGACCCAACCTATGTAATATCCTTTTTATGTTTCGTTGATTGGTCAAATTCACATGCCTATGCTTATTATTTCACGTCACTGCTTTCATGGGAAAAATGCTATATCAAACCTATGAATCCCAACCGGATTTTTCCCATAAGAAAATCCTAAGATCTCAATTCCTTGCATTTATATTCTTGGTCATTATTAATTATAGAAATATGAAACATATCATTACTCATTAACACGTGATGCATGCAAAACAAAGAAAGAGAGAAGAAAATCAAATAATCAATAAAACGGTTCCTGAACCGATGCATTACCAGGTTCCGAGGAAAAAGGACAGAGGTGGAAGGGTACTTTAGAGTTTTCACTATAATCTACGTTGAAAACTTGAATTAATTTGGAGCTTGGTCGTTAGACAAATCTATTTTACAACTCTACAGTTTAGTGGTGGAGTGGAGTTTAAGGTGAAGTAAAACTCTTACAAACACACCCTTATAGCCCACCATATGTAGAAAAAATTGCACAACTCACCCTCGCATTGATTTCTAGTGTGGATCTCCCACTATACAAGTTAGAGACCATCTTACTTAGTAAAAAAATTGATGTGAAAATTTAAAGCACAAGAAGGAAAATaaacaaaaacagaaaaaatGAACATGAAAAACATTTTGGGAAATGAATGGCTATCTACTCATTCAACTAGATGATATCCCATGCATTATTGTAGGATTTTTTGCAATATATTTAAATGTGATTGGAGCATGATAATTTAATTAATAATACAAGAATTGAAATTAAATTAGATATGATATATGATATTATATTTTTTATGTAATAATTTTTTTTTTattaatatgagtagtacaataGTTTTTCATGCATGATTGCATATTGAGGTGGTTCTTTTCATGCATTGTGTTGACGGTTGAATTGTGTTTCTTTCAATGCATAACTGCATGTGGTGAGAAGTAGGTTAGCAAGGATCACCAATTTAGTTATATATACTCCCTCTTTTCAATAATTATGGTCATGGTTCTAGTCCAAATTTGAACTAAACTCTATGGAACGGAGGgagaagaagtgaagaacttATTGGTGTGATGTTCCTTTTAGGGGGAAAACAGTAGTATGGGGTTGACGTTACAAAGCTGAATGCCATTTGCCGTAGAGGCAGATTCTTTTTTATCACATCAATGCCATAGAAGCTGATGCTGAACGAAGTTTTTTTAGGGGatgatttattttattttatttttgcgGTAGGGAATGATGTTTTACAAAGCTTTTTTTTTAGTCTAAACACACTTTATTATTCAAATAAGTTCATAGGGATACAATGAATGTCTGGTGGGTTTATAAGCCACAAATGGCGCCCAAGATCTAGACCGAAAGCGTGCTTAGCGAGACTATGCGCCTCAATATTGGTGGATCTACCTTCGAAGATGAAGGTACATTGATGAAAGTCTCTTGACGTTTCACTAATCTCTTTGACGATGCTAGCATACGTCCCTCCCGTACCATTCTTGATGTCGTCTGTTACTCCCTGGCAGTCAGTAGCCACAATGAAATCGGACAGGGCCAAGTCTGAAGCTAGTGCTAGCGCCTCCCGGCAAGCCAGTGCTTCGAGAGTTGCGGGCTCCGCGACCCCCTGTATTTTGATTGCTGATGCATCCAAAAACTGGCCATAGGAGTCTCTGCAGATTGCGTTGAACGAGAGAGTAGAGACAGAGTAATTTTTTTGAAGAGAAGCCACAGAGGCAATCGCCCGGCGTTATCTTTGGTTTTTTTTTTGGCCGAACAGAACTGCACGTCTCTTTTTCGGCCCAAAGTATGTATGGTCCATAATGCGGCTCACGAAGCCCAGGCCATTCCAGCCCCAAAATCCACAGGCTTCAGATAGATATTCCGTGTGATTCCACAGTGAGTGGAATTCGTCACGctggaaaaaggaaaaaaaaaggaGTTTCTAAACAAAAGAGTGGAATTCGTGAGGAGCACAAAGCTGGGAAGTAGTCGGCCGTGGG
Protein-coding sequences here:
- the LOC125506011 gene encoding uncharacterized protein LOC125506011 translates to MSPGSGKLRWLWRAPARAFGRARDFYVRSITGCARYVPADAAFGAYPVLVPAPLPRSQSCGSGADYGGEEDLRELIRAASQRRDVEQRRQADHLHAVPRSQSVAGAASMAPIDEDAPCEFAAGAGATLYSRSQSYAGGAMGARKSHCHNKVSALG